One window of Pseudomonas sp. ML2-2023-3 genomic DNA carries:
- a CDS encoding ABC transporter substrate-binding protein: protein MKLIRLALGLCAVLGAQLAQAQTTQYPLTIKSCNRDVTFTQAPKHAVSHDINMTRMMLALGLKPHMAGYSGISGWKAVTPEMNVILDGLPELASKYPSVETLLNANVDFFFAGWDYGMRVGGDLTPQTLTPLGINVYELTESCAFVMKRPPASLQDTYDDLLNLGRIFNVQDRAHEVVVHMQQKIAEVQASLPATKPRVFLYDSGEDRAMTSGKLGIPHALIEAAGGNDILSDIDASWTRINWETVVERNPEVIVIVDYSEVTAEQKQRFLETNPALQSVDAIRNKRFIVIPYVQATPGIDNVLAIETLAKGFHPQ, encoded by the coding sequence GCACTCGGCCTTTGCGCCGTATTGGGTGCCCAACTGGCCCAGGCCCAGACCACGCAGTACCCGCTGACGATCAAGAGCTGCAACCGCGACGTGACCTTTACCCAGGCCCCGAAGCACGCGGTCAGCCACGACATCAACATGACCCGGATGATGCTCGCCCTGGGCCTCAAGCCGCATATGGCCGGCTACAGCGGCATCAGTGGCTGGAAGGCGGTGACGCCCGAGATGAACGTGATCCTCGACGGCCTGCCGGAACTGGCCAGCAAATACCCGTCGGTGGAAACCCTGCTCAATGCCAACGTCGACTTCTTCTTCGCGGGCTGGGATTACGGCATGCGCGTAGGCGGCGACCTGACCCCGCAAACCCTGACTCCGCTGGGCATCAATGTGTATGAGCTGACCGAGTCCTGCGCTTTCGTGATGAAGCGCCCGCCTGCCAGCCTGCAAGACACCTACGACGACTTGCTCAACCTGGGCAGGATCTTCAACGTGCAAGACCGCGCCCATGAGGTGGTCGTGCACATGCAGCAAAAAATCGCCGAGGTGCAAGCCTCCTTGCCCGCCACAAAACCCCGGGTGTTTCTGTATGACAGCGGCGAAGACCGTGCCATGACCTCGGGCAAGCTGGGCATCCCCCACGCCCTGATCGAAGCGGCAGGCGGCAATGACATCCTCAGCGACATCGACGCCAGCTGGACCCGCATCAACTGGGAAACCGTGGTCGAGCGCAACCCCGAGGTGATCGTGATTGTCGACTACAGCGAAGTCACGGCCGAGCAGAAACAACGTTTCCTGGAAACCAACCCGGCCCTGCAATCGGTGGACGCCATCCGTAACAAGCGCTTTATCGTCATCCCTTATGTGCAAGCCACGCCGGGTATCGACAACGTGCTCGCCATCGAAACTCTGGCCAAAGGCTTTCACCCACAATGA
- a CDS encoding iron ABC transporter permease, which translates to MMARRYALLLIGLGALLLVSCVVSLGFGPARVPVDVVWHILLNKLFGLGDVSWSPGQEHIVWLIRVPRMLLGALVGAGLALIGAVLQAVTRNPLADPHLLGVTSGATLGAVIVVLHVGEIVGLLTLPIAAFIGALLSMLLVLAIASRHGRLDSDRLLLCGVAVSFVMMAVANTLLFLGDHRASSAVLFWMLGGLGLARWELLAIPSASVLLGLVLLLGMARPLNALMAGEQTAVTLGLNARNVRLRVFLIASLMTGVLVAISGSIGFVGLMIPHIARRLVGAEHRRLLPVSALLGSVFLVWVDVAARTLIAPEDLPIGVATAAIGGLFFIGLMRKR; encoded by the coding sequence ATGATGGCTCGTCGCTACGCCCTGTTGCTGATCGGCCTCGGCGCACTGCTGCTGGTGTCGTGCGTGGTGTCGCTGGGTTTTGGCCCGGCGCGGGTGCCGGTGGACGTGGTGTGGCACATTTTGCTGAACAAGCTGTTCGGCCTTGGCGACGTGAGCTGGAGCCCGGGCCAGGAGCACATCGTGTGGCTGATCCGGGTGCCGCGCATGCTCCTGGGAGCGCTGGTGGGCGCCGGGCTGGCATTGATCGGTGCCGTGCTGCAAGCGGTCACCCGCAACCCGCTGGCTGACCCGCACCTGCTCGGCGTCACCAGTGGCGCCACCCTGGGTGCTGTGATTGTGGTGCTGCATGTGGGCGAAATCGTCGGCCTGCTGACCCTGCCCATCGCCGCGTTTATCGGGGCCTTGTTGAGCATGCTGCTGGTACTGGCGATCGCCAGCCGTCATGGCCGCCTGGACAGTGACCGCCTGCTGTTATGCGGGGTCGCGGTGTCATTTGTGATGATGGCTGTGGCCAACACGCTGCTGTTTTTGGGCGACCATCGCGCCAGCTCCGCCGTGCTGTTCTGGATGCTCGGCGGGCTGGGCCTGGCGCGCTGGGAACTGCTGGCCATCCCCAGCGCCAGCGTGCTGCTGGGGCTGGTGTTGCTGCTGGGCATGGCCCGCCCGTTGAACGCCCTGATGGCTGGCGAGCAGACCGCCGTGACCCTGGGCCTGAATGCGCGCAACGTACGCTTGCGGGTGTTTTTGATCGCCTCGCTGATGACCGGCGTACTGGTGGCTATCAGCGGTTCGATCGGCTTTGTCGGCCTGATGATCCCGCACATTGCGCGGCGTTTGGTGGGCGCCGAACACCGGCGTTTATTGCCGGTGTCGGCGCTGCTGGGCAGCGTGTTTCTGGTGTGGGTCGATGTGGCGGCCCGCACCCTGATCGCTCCCGAGGACCTGCCCATCGGCGTGGCCACGGCAGCGATAGGCGGGCTGTTCTTTATTGGCTTGATGCGTAAACGCTAA